A section of the Diabrotica virgifera virgifera chromosome 8, PGI_DIABVI_V3a genome encodes:
- the LOC114340031 gene encoding proteasome inhibitor PI31 subunit, protein MAQSLFGWDLLYSSVEKDIQNNQDILVCLTHLVLVSNGFRCVGLGESKVLDGDEKKSESLPKHWNEDQNNYSIRYVYQGKLYLLKATNLDDALMVNLIRVDERTVSFLQLNKRDVATKSGSLDNMIPKHKDIVDQIKTQLIDKVIVSTKSKETGVQTECQSTRDRDRSTGLLNSPDHRTERIDFPYRAPAYGQDDLNPLGIGPLPRIPLGGGGGGMLFQPPGPSFGGGLGGRIPGGLGLPPGAVPPGARFDPFRPPDVDRFPPRRPNRPDNDEFPPPGYDDMFM, encoded by the coding sequence atggCCCAATCTCTATTTGGTTGGGATCTGCTGTATAGCAGTGTTGAAAAAGATATACAAAATAACCAGGATATCTTAGTTTGCCTAACTCATCTTGTCCTAGTCTCAAATGGTTTTAGATGTGTTGGTTTGGGTGAGTCTAAGGTGTTGGATGGTGACGAAAAAAAGTCCGAATCGCTACCAAAGCATTGGAACGAGGATCAAAACAATTATTCCATAAGATATGTATATCAAGGAAAACTGTACCTCTTAAAAGCAACCAACCTAGATGATGCACTAATGGTTAACTTAATCAGAGTCGATGAACGGACCGTGTCATTTTTACAGTTAAACAAACGAGATGTTGCCACTAAGTCAGGCAGTTTAGATAACATGATTCCGAAGCACAAGGATATTGTTGATCAAATAAAAACTCAACTTATTGATAAAGTTATAGTTTCCACCAAATCAAAAGAGACTGGTGTTCAGACTGAATGTCAAAGTACTAGAGACAGAGACAGAAgtactggattattaaactcACCAGATCACAGAACAGAGAGAATTGATTTTCCGTATAGAGCTCCAGCATATGGACAAGATGATTTAAATCCCCTGGGCATAGGACCATTGCCTCGAATACCTCTTGGCGGTGGTGGGGGAGGGATGCTGTTCCAACCTCCAGGCCCTTCTTTTGGTGGAGGGTTAGGTGGCCGTATTCCAGGTGGTTTGGGCCTTCCTCCAGGTGCTGTTCCACCAGGTGCTAGATTTGATCCGTTTAGACCACCAGATGTTGACAGATTTCCTCCTAGAAGACCCAACCGACCTGATAATGATGAATTCCCACCCCCTGGATATGATGATATGTTTATGTAG